The nucleotide sequence CATCCGGCAGAGGTGTCGACGGCTTTCGCCGTTTCGCTGCCTCGCGCCCGTCGCTCGCCGAGGCGATGCCCACGAGCCCCACCTGGTAGGGCCCGGCCTCGCCCCGCGCCGCGCCTCGAGCCCGCCGCTTCGAGCTCCGCGCTTTCGTCGCCTCTCTCTCTGGATCTCTTTCTGGATCTTTCTGATCATGATCCAGAGAGAGAGGGAGAGATCCGGGCCCCGCTGAACCGCCCGGCGGTCCAGGGTGCACCGCCGGGCGGTCCAGACTGGACTGCCGGGCGGTCCAGGCTTGCGCGTCCTCGGCGCCGCCCTGAACCGCCGGGCGGTCCAGGACCGCGTTCTCGCTGGACTGCCGGGCGGTCCAGGCGTCCACCGCGCCCCCGGCAACCTCCGCGCCATCGTGAACCGCCGGGCGGTCCAGGCTGGACTGCGGGGCGGTATAGGCTCGCGCGTCCTCAGAACCGCCGGGCGGTCCAGGCTGCACCGCCGGGCGGTCCAGCCGCTTCGAGGCCCGCTCCCGCCGCCGAGGCTCCCCGGGCGGCCCGCTGAGGGCCTCGAGCGCGATCCGGAAGGGCAACACGGGCCGCCGCGCGGTCGGCCCCTCGACCACCAGGACGCCGAGGGTCCGGAGGAACGCCACGACCTCGGCGACAACCGATTTCGACGTCCCGAGATCCCGGGCGATCGTCCCGAGGTTCGTCCGCGCGACCCCGTCGTGATCCATGCGGAGCGCAATCGCGAGGAGGACCGCCTTTTCCGCGAGCTTCAGATCGGCCCGCGTCGCCTCCCGGATCGCGCAGATCGCCACCGCGCCCAGGCTCCGACCTCCACCGAGTGCGCCGGGATCGAGCAGCATCCTATTCCCCGAACAGTCCGAGTTGGTGCGCCTTCCGCATGTGCCGCGCGTCCGTGCTCTGTGACTTGATCGCCTCCCGAGCTCGCGCCGCGATCCTCTTGTCGATCTCGCTCCCGAGGAACCGCATCCCGAGCCGCCGCGCGGCAACCCCCGTCGAGCCGCCCCCCGTGAAGAAATCGACGACGAGGCCCCCGGGCGGAGCCACGACCCCGAGACAGCGCTCGATCACCTCGGGAGGCTTGGCCGTTTGGTGATTCCGCGCCTCATGGTGGAGCCGCGAGCCGTTCAGGACGTCCCCCGTGCTCGCGTCGTGGAAGATCCCCGTTCCTTTCACGAAATGGAGGACGACCTCGTGTTGACGCCGGAACCCCGTCCCGAGGGCCGGAGCTCCCTTGTCCCAGATGATCATCCCCTGCCAGCGCAGCCCGCTCGATTCGAGCGCCGGAGCGAGGAGCGGAACCATCCGCCAATCGCAAAAGACCCCGAGGCTCCCGCCCTCGACCAGGATCCGGAACGCTTGAACCGCGACGCAGCGGAGGAGCCACACGATCCCCGCCGAGCCCATGTTGTCATTGATGAACCAGCCCATGGCCTTCACGCTTTGATGCCGGATCATCCCGCGGGACTGGCGCTTGGCGGACTCCGTGTACCCGCCCGAGCAGTAGGGCGGATCGGTCCAAACCGCATGCGCGCACGCGTCCGGGAGCGTTTCGGCGAAGTCGAGCGCATCAGCCGTGCTCACGTGCCACCCGGCCGAGCCTGCGATCACCTCGTCGGTCGAGCCCTCGCGCCCAAGCATGAGCGAATCGGGAGCCGCTGACATCGAGCGAGCCACCATGGCGAGGACAGTATCAGCCCGCGATCGAACGTCTCAACTGAAACCGAATGCAACAGCGGACATTATCCGTCCGATCGCATCGACACTGTAACGATACGGAGCCCCCGGAAACATGGCCGTCCGTGCCTTTCATCACCGGCCAGGACAACCGCGTGGAAGGCCGATTTACCGCCACTTCTGCGACGAATGCGCGCCCCAGCCTATGATTCACGCGGTTCCAGCATGGGACACATAATGTCCTAGGTTGCGTCATTCCATGCTGGCACTTCACGACCGGCCCGGCCGATAGTGCTCCCATCGACCCCGGGGCGGGCCCTGGGGCTCGCTTCACCCGAAACACGCGATGGCACGTCGAGCGACCCGTCCCAAGAACGAGCCGAGCAAGCCCCACGAGGAGGGCGCAGAGGTGCCCAACCCCTGCACTCCGTGCGCGCAGCCCACGCGAGGAGCAGGGAAGGGGACCACGACGAAGACGAGCCCCACGGCGCACCAAGACGAGGTTCGGATCACCGTGGGCCCTTCCCCCGCGGGAAAACGCTTTGATCGCGAAGCGTTCGTCCGGGCACTCGCGGCGCTTGTCGTGGCAGACCTTTTGGACTATCCTCCCAAGCCGTGACCATGCGATTGCTCAACATGCGGATCGCGCTGTACGCCCGGCGCTCGACCGACGAACACCAGATGGCCTCCGTCGAGGTCCAATTGCAGGAGGCGCAGCGTTACGTCCTCGCGAACGGGGGGACCGTCGCGCCCGATCACGTCTTCATCGACGACGCCGTGAGCCGCGCCGAGTTCAAGAAGCGGCCCGGCCTGATTTCGCTCTTGAACGCCGCGAACGCGGGCCAGTTCGACGCCGTCATCGTCCGGGATGATTCCCGCCTCGGCGGGGATACCTTCCGGTCCGGCCTCGTGATCCAGGACCTTTTGGAGACGGGAACGCGCCTCTTCTACTACTACAAGAACGAGGAGGTCACCCTCGACGGCGCCGTCGACAAGTTCATGATCGCGGCCCGGAGCTTCGCCGCGGAGCTCGAACGCGAGAAGACATCCCAGCGCACCCACGAGCACCTTTTGACGAAGGCCCGGCGCGGGCTCGTCGTCGGGGGGCGCGTGTACGGCTACGACAACGCCGAGGTCCTCGATGGCGAGCAGCGCGTCCGCGTCGAGTACAAAATCAACGAGGAGCAGGCGCAGATTATCCGCGAGCTTTTCAAGCGGTACGCGGACGGCGAGGGCCTACGCTCTATCGTCAAGGACTTGAACGCGCGCCGAGTTCCGCCGCCGCGCGCTGGCAAGCGAGGGACGGGATCGTGGGCGACCTCGGCCGTCTGGTCGATGCTCCGCCGCGAGCGCTACCGCGGGATCCTCGTCTGGAACACGAGGGAGAAGACCTACAAGGGCGGGACGAAGGTCCGGATCGCGCGGGATCCTTCCGAGTGGATCCGCGCCGAGGCGCCCCAGCTTCGGATCGTGGACGACGAGCTTTGGTTTGCCGTCCAGGCCAGGGCGCAGACGCAGGAGCACCGCGAGAGCCGACGCGGCGCCGGGCGACCCGCGCGCCACCTCCTGTCAGGCCTCGGCCGCTGCGGTCAGTGCGGCGGACCGATGACCGTGACGAACGGCAAACGCAGCTACGAGACCGTGAAGGTCTACGGCTGCGCCTACAGCCGCGATCGGGGGAAGGCTGTCTGTACCAACACCCTGCGCCGGCCCGTGGACGGCATCAACAACGCCGTGGCCAA is from Polyangium spumosum and encodes:
- a CDS encoding DNA-methyltransferase, with protein sequence MLGREGSTDEVIAGSAGWHVSTADALDFAETLPDACAHAVWTDPPYCSGGYTESAKRQSRGMIRHQSVKAMGWFINDNMGSAGIVWLLRCVAVQAFRILVEGGSLGVFCDWRMVPLLAPALESSGLRWQGMIIWDKGAPALGTGFRRQHEVVLHFVKGTGIFHDASTGDVLNGSRLHHEARNHQTAKPPEVIERCLGVVAPPGGLVVDFFTGGGSTGVAARRLGMRFLGSEIDKRIAARAREAIKSQSTDARHMRKAHQLGLFGE
- a CDS encoding recombinase family protein, which produces MRLLNMRIALYARRSTDEHQMASVEVQLQEAQRYVLANGGTVAPDHVFIDDAVSRAEFKKRPGLISLLNAANAGQFDAVIVRDDSRLGGDTFRSGLVIQDLLETGTRLFYYYKNEEVTLDGAVDKFMIAARSFAAELEREKTSQRTHEHLLTKARRGLVVGGRVYGYDNAEVLDGEQRVRVEYKINEEQAQIIRELFKRYADGEGLRSIVKDLNARRVPPPRAGKRGTGSWATSAVWSMLRRERYRGILVWNTREKTYKGGTKVRIARDPSEWIRAEAPQLRIVDDELWFAVQARAQTQEHRESRRGAGRPARHLLSGLGRCGQCGGPMTVTNGKRSYETVKVYGCAYSRDRGKAVCTNTLRRPVDGINNAVAKWISETVLSEELLLDVLQNVRERLAERTTKTTTDLPRMEKEATRLRTEIDRLITALATIDQKPEAVIRAIAERQEELSALEARLRGAKAAPEAIHLELRRMEAEARTRLDELKGILTRKPEQAREVISMLFEGPIKLTPIETPEGKRFWVEGSANLWALLAAGCLKSASPGGHERYCTSKKRRMQGYQMPLPVQILWN